A part of Aspergillus flavus chromosome 1, complete sequence genomic DNA contains:
- a CDS encoding putative membrane biogenesis protein, protein MATFQDRAQHAIAQLDKELSKYPVLNNLERQTSVPKVYVILGLVGVYTFLVFFNIAGEFLVNLAGFIIPGYYSLNALFTAGKADDTQWLTYWVVYAFFAVVESAVYAPYWFPFYYIFKFGLVLWMALPQTNGAQVVFHSFIQPVFGRFFAGGNTSANLRAQADAATKAQ, encoded by the exons ATGGCTACTTTCCAGGATCGTGCTCAGCACGCTATTGCTCAGCTTGACAAGGAG CTTTCCAAGTACCCTGTCCTCAACAACCTTGAGCGTCAAACCTCCGTCCCCAAGGTCTACGTGATCCTTGGTCTGGTCGGTGTTTACACCTTCCTGGTTTTCTTCAACATTGCCGGTGAATTCCTTGTTAACCTGGCCGGCTTCATCATCCCTGGCTACTACTCTCTCAACGCATTGTTCACCGCTGGCAAGGCCGATGACACACAG TGGTTGACG TACTGGGTTGTTTACGCCTTCTTCGCCGTCGTTGAGAGTGCTGTCTATGCTCCTTACTGGTTCC CCTTCTACTATATCTTCAAGTTCGGCCTCGTTCTCTGGATGGCTCTTCCCCAGACCAA CGGTGCCCAAGTCGTCTTCCACTCTTTCATTCAGCCCGTCTTTGGCCGCTTCTTCGCTGGCGGAAACACCTCGGCCAACCTCCGCGCCCAGGCTGATGCTGCTACCAAGGCCCAGTAA